The following proteins are encoded in a genomic region of Apodemus sylvaticus chromosome 21, mApoSyl1.1, whole genome shotgun sequence:
- the Sprtn gene encoding DNA-dependent metalloprotease SPRTN, which produces MDEDLVVALRLQEEWDVQVARRAAAREPVSLVDASWELVDPTPDLQALFLQFNDRFFWGQLEAVEVKWSVRMTLCAGICTYEGRGGMCSIRLSEPLLKLRPRKDLVETLLHEMIHAYLFVTNNDKDREGHGPEFCKHMHRINQLTGANITVYHTFHDEVDEYRRHWWRCNGPCQHKQPYYGYVKRATNRAPSAHDYWWADHQKTCGGTYIKIKEPENYAKKGRGKTKAGKQPASGAENKDKLCGGEAQPLIPFSGKGYVLGDTSTCPSAGKLNTSHVINEAKGLSSQDHSASGLRLNSNIEVKSEQNDLPKKPHLVTPLPTASHQSVLSSYFPRVSVANQKAFRNVNGSPVKSGTTGDGTKHSASAGSQRKVPPSRASLRNASKVTAPASATVTSAAGTSATISPEENGSEDQFLNKRPRLEDRTASDNIKEHTQSSGDLQNQNSSRPTAASTPRSTGSSCHQRRLVNCPVCQGVVLESQINEHLDRCLEGNKTNLRPRRV; this is translated from the exons ATGGACGAAGATCTGGTGGTCGCGCTGCGGCTGCAGGAGGAGTGGGACGTGCAGGTGGCGCGGCGCGCGGCGGCGCGGGAGCCCGTGTCGTTGGTGGACGCGTCCTGGGAGCTGGTGGACCCCACCCCGGACCTGCAGGCGCTCTTCCTACAGTTTAACGATCGCTTCTTCTGGGGTCAGCTGGAGGCGGTGGAGGTGAAGTGGAGTGTGCGCATGACACT GTGTGCTGGGATCTGCACCTATGAAGGGAGAGGGGGCATGTGCTCCATCCGGCTCAGCGAGCCCCTCTTAAAACTGAGACCGCGAAAGGACCTTGTAGAG ACTCTTTTGCATGAAATGATACACGCCTACTTATTTGTCACTAATAATGATAAAGACCGGGAAGGACACGGCCCAGAGTTCTGTAAACACATGCATCGAATCAACCAACTGACAGGAGCCAACATAACG GTCTACCACACTTTCCATGATGAGGTGGATGAGTACCGCCGTCACTGGTGGCGCTGCAATGGACCCTGCCAGCACAAACAGCCCTACTACGGCTATGTGAAGCGCGCCACCAACAGGGCCCCCTCTGCTCATGACTACTGGTGGGCCGATCACCAGAAAACGTGTGGAGGCACTTACATAAAAATCAAGGAGCCagagaactatgcaaagaaaggcagaggaaagacaaaagcGGGCAAGCAGCCAGCCTCGGGAGCGGAGAATAAAG ACAAGCTGTGCGGAGGGGAGGCCCAGCCGCTCATCCCATTCAGTGGAAAAGGGTATGTTCTCGGAGACACAAGCACTTGCCCTTCCGCTGGGAAGCTGAACACCTCACACGTGATTAATGAAGCCAAAGGTCTCTCAAGTCAAGACCATTCAGCGAGTGGCCTGAGGCTCAATTCCAacattgaggtgaaatctgaaCAGAATGATCTCCCAAAGAAACCTCATCTTGTCACCCCTCTTCCCACTGCTAGTCACCAAAGTGTCCTGAGCAGCTACTTTCCCAGAGTCTCTGTTGCCAACCAAAAGGCTTTCCGAAATGTAAATGGATCCCCGGTAAAGAGCGGGACCACTGGGGATGGCACCAAGCATTCTGCCTCAGCAGGCTCTCAGAGAAAGGTTCCACCTTCCAGGGCATCCCTGAGAAATGCCTCCAAAGTCACGGCACCAGCATCAGCAACCGTGACATCTGCAGCTGGAACATCTGCCACCATATCCCCAGAGGAGAATGGGTCTGAAGACCAATTCCTGAACAAGCGACCCAGGTTAGAGGACAGGACTGCTTCAGATAATATCAAGGAACACACACAGAGCAGTGGTGACCTTCAAAATCAAAATAGCTCACGGCCCACAGCCGCCAGCACTCCTCGGAGCACAGGCAGCTCGTGCCATCAGCGACGGCTGGTGAACTGTCCAGTGTGTCAGGGTGTGGTTTTGGAGTCGCAGATTAATGAGCACTTGGACCGCTGCCTGGAAGGCAACAAAACCAACCTGCGGCCTCGAAGAGTGTGA
- the Exoc8 gene encoding exocyst complex component 8: MSDSGASRLRRQLESGGFEARLYVKQLSQQSDGDRDLQEHRQRVQALAEETAQNLKRNVYQNYRQFIETAREISYLESEMYQLSHLLTEQKSSLESIPLALLPAAAAGASAGEDATGAGPRERGAAQAGFLPGPAGGPREGPGMGEEGKQRTLTTLLEKVEGCRDLLETPGQYLVYNGDLVEYDADHMAQLQRVHGFLMNDCLLVATWLPQRRGMYRYNALYPLDRLAVVNVKDNPPMKDMFKLLMFPESRIFQAENAKIKREWLEVLEETKRALSDKRRREQEEAAAPRAPPPVTSKGGNPFEDEDEEELATPEAEEEKVDLSMEWIQELPEDLDVCIAQRDFEGAVDLLDKLNHYLEDKPSPPPVKELRAKVDERVRQLTEVLMFELSPDRSLRGGPKATRRAVSQLIRLGQCTKACELFLRNRAAAVHTAIRQLRIEGATLLYIHKLCHVFFTSLLETAREFETDFAGTDSGCYSAFVVWARSAMGMFVDAFSKQVFDSKESLSTAAECVKVAKEHCQQLGEIGLDLTFIIHALLVKDIQGALHSYKEIIIEATKHRNSEEMWRRMNLMTPEALGKLKEEMRSCGVSNFEQYTGDDCWVNLSYTVVAFTKQTMGFLEEALKLYFPELHMVLLESLVEVILVAVQHVDYSLRCEQDPEKKAFIRQNASFLYETVLPVVERRFEEGVGKPAKQLQDLRSASRLVRVNPESTTSVV, from the coding sequence ATGTCGGACAGCGGGGCGAGCCGCCTGCGGAGGCAGCTGGAATCGGGGGGCTTCGAGGCGCGGCTGTACGTGAAGCAACTGTCGCAGCAGTCGGACGGCGACCGCGACCTGCAGGAGCACCGGCAGCGGGTGCAGGCGCTGGCGGAGGAGACGGCGCAGAACCTGAAGCGCAACGTCTACCAGAACTACCGGCAGTTCATCGAGACGGCGCGTGAGATCTCGTATCTGGAGAGCGAAATGTACCAGCTGAGCCACCTGCTGACGGAGCAGAAGAGCAGTCTGGAGAGCATCCCGCTGGCGCTGCTGCCGGCCGCCGCCGCGGGCGCCTCCGCCGGTGAGGACGCGACGGGCGCGGGGCCGCGGGAGCGCGGGGCGGCCCAGGCGGGCTTCCTGCCCGGGCCGGCGGGCGGCCCTCGCGAGGGTCCCGGGATGGGCGAGGAGGGCAAGCAGCGAACGCTCACCACGCTTCTGGAAAAGGTCGAGGGCTGCAGGGACCTGTTGGAGACGCCAGGTCAGTACCTGGTGTACAACGGGGACCTGGTGGAATACGACGCGGACCACATGGCCCAGCTGCAGCGCGTGCACGGCTTCCTCATGAACGACTGTCTGCTGGTGGCCACTTGGCTGCCACAGCGGCGAGGCATGTACCGCTACAACGCGCTCTACCCGCTGGACCGCCTGGCGGTGGTCAACGTCAAGGACAACCCACCCATGAAAGACATGTTCAAGCTGCTCATGTTCCCCGAGAGCCGAATCTTCCAGGCGGAAAACGCCAAGATCAAACGCGAGTGGCTGGAAGTACTGGAGGAAACCAAAAGGGCGCTGAGTGACAAGAGGAGGCGGGAGCAGGAGGAGGCGGCAGCCCCGCGCGCGCCTCCACCGGTCACTTCCAAGGGCGGCAACCCGtttgaggatgaggatgaggaagaacTGGCTACCCCCGAGGCAGAGGAGGAAAAGGTGGACCTTTCCATGGAGTGGATCCAGGAGTTGCCCGAAGACCTGGATGTTTGCATTGCACAGAGGGACTTTGAGGGCGCCGTGGACTTGCTGGACAAATTAAATCACTACCTGGAAGATAAGCCCAGCCCACCTCCTGTGAAAGAGCTGAGGGCCAAAGTGGATGAACGAGTGCGGCAGCTCACCGAGGTGCTTATGTTTGAGCTCTCTCCTGATCGCTCTCTGAGAGGTGGCCCGAAGGCTACTCGAAGGGCCGTGTCTCAGCTGATCCGGCTGGGCCAGTGCACAAAGGCTTGCGAGCTGTTTCTGAGGAACAGGGCGGCAGCCGTGCATACTGCCATCCGCCAGCTCCGAATCGAGGGCGCCACACTGCTCTACATTCACAAACTGTGCCACGTCTTCTTTACCAGCCTCCTAGAGACTGCAAGGGAGTTTGAGACAGACTTCGCAGGCACGGACAGTGGCTGCTACTCTGCCTTTGTGGTCTGGGCAAGGTCGGCGATGGGCATGTTCGTGGATGCTTTCAGCAAGCAGGTTTTTGACAGCAAGGAGAGCCTGTCCACTGCCGCGGAGTGTGTGAAGGTAGCCAAGGAGCACTGCCAGCAGCTGGGAGAGATCGGGCTGGACCTCACCTTCATCATCCACGCCCTGCTGGTGAAGGACATCCAGGGGGCCTTGCACAGTTACAAGGAGATCATCATTGAAGCCACCAAGCACCGAAACTCGGAAGAGATGTGGCGTCGGATGAATCTGATGACTCCTGAGGCCCTGGGCAAGCTCAAGGAGGAGATGAGAAGTTGCGGGGTCAGTAACTTTGAGCAGTACACGGGAGATGACTGCTGGGTGAACTTGAGCTACACAGTGGTAGCCTTCACCAAGCAGACCatgggcttcctggaggaggcacTGAAACTGTACTTCCCAGAGCTACACATGGTGCTCCTGGAGAGCCTGGTAGAAGTCATACTGGTTGCTGTGCAGCATGTGGACTACAGCTTGCGGTGCGAGCAGGACCCAGAGAAGAAGGCTTTCATCAGGCAGAACGCATCCTTTCTCTATGAAACTGTCCTCCCGGTGGTGGAGAGGAGGTTTGAGGAAGGTGTGGGGAAGCCTGCCAAGCAACTGCAGGACCTTCGGAGTGCGTCTAGACTTGTGCGGGTGAATCCCGAGAGTACCACATCTGTGGTCTGA